Part of the Candidatus Babeliales bacterium genome is shown below.
TTAACAGGTAAAAATTTTGAACAGCAAAGCAATGTGAGTATTGCATGAAGAATAAAGAAGAAGTAATACGAGTTGATGGAATTGTGAAAGAGACTTTACCAAATGCAATGTTTCGAGTAGCGATTGAAGGTGGGCATATAGTTTTAGGGCATGTGTCAGGTAAGATGCGTATGCATTATATTCGCATTTTGCCCGGTGATAGGGTTGCGTTAGAATTATCTCCGTACGATTTGACACGTGGAAGAATTGTGTTGCGATATAAGGATTAGGTGGAAAAGGTTATATTATGAAGGTTCGAACATCAGTTAAAGCTATTTGTAATGAATGTCGTATTATTAAGCGTAAAGGTGTTGTGCGCGTGATTTGTAATAAGAGCCCTAAGCATAAGCAGCGACAAGGTTAATAAGGAAATATAGAGTATGGCTAGAATTGAAGGTGTTAATTTACCAGCAAATAAACGAGTAGAGTATAGTTTGCCGTATATTTTTGGAATTGGTCTTGTGGGTGCGCAAGATATTTTGACTAAAGTTGGTATCAGTTTCGATACGCGAGTAAAAGATTTAACTGATACTGAGATAGCGGCAATTCAAAAAGAGATAACCGACAATTATAAAGTTGAAGGGGAATTGCGCAAAGAAATTACGTTGAATATTAAGCGTTTGCAAGAAATTGGCTCTTATAGAGGGCTGCGCCATAAGCGTGGGCTACCTGTTCGTGGTCAACGTACAAAGACGAATGCACGTACGCGCAAGGGTCCAAAGAAAAATCCAATAGCGTTAAAGCGTAAAGTAACTAAGAAATAATAATGCAGTAGGGGTTTTGATTACATGGCTTATAAAAAGAAACCAAAAAAACAAAAACAAAAAATAGCATCAGCCATTGCGCATGTTAAATCAACATTTAACAATACTATCGTTTCGATTACGACAATGGAAGGTGATGTTTTATTTTGTTCAAGCGCAGGGCGCTTAGGATTTAAAGGGTCTCGTAAAAGTACTCCTTTTGCGGCATCGCAGATTGCATCTACTTTAGCAAAGGAAATGCAGATTGTTGGAGTTAAAAATTTGGAAATAAATATGCAGGGACCGGGTTCTGGTAGAGATTCGGTTGTTCGTGCTTTCCAATCTGCAGGTATAACTGTTTCTATGTTGCGTGATGTTACACCATTGCCACATAACGGTTGCCGAGCTCCTAAAAAACGACGTGTATAATTAAAAAGTTTATCATTTTTTGTGAGATAAGGGTGCCATGGCAGTTGTAAGAGAAGAATCAACCGAAAAGCAGCAGCAAAAAGCTCCGCGAAGAAAAGTTTCTGAATATGGAAAACAACTTCAAGAAAAACAAAAAGTTAAAGAAATGTATGGATTGCGCGAGCGGCAATTTAAACGTTTTTTTGCAGTAGCAAGTAAACAGCGAGATGGTGGTCCAGGTGAGAACTTGTTAAGTTTGCTTGAGCGCAGGCTAGATAATACGGTATACAAATTAAAAATGGCTACGACACGGACGCAAGCACGTCAAATTATTACTCATGGACATGTTTTAGTCAATGGGAAAAAAGTATATTCACCATCTTTTTTAGTGTCATCTGAAGATGTTATTTCGCTTTCACAACGTGTAATAAAAATGGAAACATTTTTAAAGGATGTTGTTGAAAAGAGAATGAAGATTGGCATTAAGGTTCCTGATTGGTTGGAATTGGATAAAAAAGACAGAGTTGGTCGTGTTCTTCGTCTTCCAGTTCGTGCTGATATTCAAGTGCCCATTGAAGAGCGTTTGATTGTAGAATTATACTCGAAGTAATAGATAGTTGAAAGTCCAGGTAAGCAGGAGGTTGAATGACTAAGAATAGGGAATACAAACCACTTATCATTCCACAGTTGAAATGGGAAAAAAAGACGCTAAGTGAAACCTGCGGCGAATTAGTAGTTCAACCGCTTGAACCGGGTTTTGGAATAACGATTGGAAATTCGTTACGAAGAATTTTACTTAGTGGCGTTGAAGGGTCTGCAATAACATCAATAATTATAAAAGGTGTTAATAATGAATTTTCAGCAATACCAGGTGTTGTTGAAGATGCTATGCAGATTGTTCTTAATATAAAAAATATCATCATTCGCAATAGAGAAGGTAAACCCGGAAAAATGCGTTTGACTAAGAAAGGTGAATCTGAAGTATCTGTTAAAGATATTATTGCAGATGAACATCTTGAATTGGTTAATAAAGATTATATTTTTGCGCATGTTGCATTTGATGGTGAACTGGATATTGAATTTTTTGTTGAATCCGGACGTGGATATCAACAAGCTCAATGGCCGATAGATAAGCCTTACCAAGATGATTTTAGAATTTACTTGGATGCTATGTTTTCTCCGATACGTAAAGTTATGTTTGATGTTGAAAAAACACGTGTTGGCGATGCTATTGATTATGATAAATTAATTTTGCGCATTCATACTAATGGTTCTGAAAACCCCGTTGATGCATTGCATTATGCAGTTTCAGTTCTTCGTACACAACTTGAACATTTTCTTGAAAGTACTGAGATTCCATTTAATGAAATATCTCGTCTCCCAGAAGAGAAAATAGAGAAGGTACCGTTAAAGACTAACGATTCAAGTCTTAAAGGAGTACCAGTTGATTTACTATTAAAGCCAATTGAAGAATTAGAACTTTCAGTACGAGCTCATAATTGCTTGATTAATGCGGGCATTAATCGTGTTATTGACTTAGTTAATGTTGCTGAAGACGATGCGTTGAAAATTAAGAACTTTGGTCGTAAATCATTAAACGAAGTCAAAGAAAGTATGAAAGCATTTGGTCTTTCTTTTGGTATGAATATTAATGAAGAAAATGTTAAGAAGATCTTAGGTCAGGGATAATATTTCTGTTTTAAGCAAGGTACAAGAAAATGGTACATCAGAATGGTCGAAAAAAATTAAACCTTAAGGCGCCTCATAGAAGGGCAATGCTCCGTAATCAAGCAATACATTTGATTAATTATGGACATTTAGTTTCAACTAAGGCGCGCGTTAAGGAGACAAAACGCCTTGTTGAGCGCGCTGTCACTATTGCACGTGAAGGTAATACATTTAATGCTCGTCGTCGTGTGCAGGCATTATTACCATATGACGTTGATGCAGTTATTAAGCTATTTAAAGAAATTGCTCCACAATATGTTTCTCGTCCAGGTGGATATACGCGAATTATTCCTCTTGGTAAACGTATGAGCGATACAGCAACTGTTGCTCGTTTGGAATGGGTTTAAAATGACTAAAGTAGCTTCTGAACAGCTATCCTTCCCTGAAACAGTTGAGCATATACAACGTGTGCTTGAAGAATTACGCCCTGCCATCATTAATGATGGTGGGGATGTTCATTTTATACGATTTGAAAATAGTACGGTCTTTGTTCAATTATCCGGCGCATGCGTAAGCTGCCCCATTTCATTTATTACTCTTAAGATGGGTCTTGAAGCTCAACTTAAAGAAAAAGTTCCTGGTGTCGATTCAGTTGTATCTATTGACGATCTTTAATTTCTTTTATAAATTTTTTAGATTGTTGTCTTTTCTTGATCTCCTTTGATATATTCAAATTGAAGTCTAATTTGATTACTTGTTTATATAAAGGAAGAGTTATGAAAAAAAAATTAATCCTTATTGTCAGTTGCAGTTCGTTCCGTGATACGGGTGGTGAGACAAAAAAGAGTATGAAGCTTTTTAAATATATGACATGTGTTGCAATGTTATGTGCTATTGGTTTTGTGAACGGACGAGGCAAAAATCCTTCTCAGCAGCAAGGAGCGCAACAACAACAGCAACAAATACCACAGCAACAAATACCACAGCAACAGCCACAATTGCCAGTTGTAACAAAAGAGCGAGTTGCGACAACCGTTGATGAATTAATGAAAGCGTCAGTGCCGTGGGATGCGAAAACACAGGAAAAGTATGATCAAATTAAGTCTAAATTATCATCGCAACAGGAGAATGATTTGCTTAATATGTACACGCCAAAATATCAGGCATGGCAGGTTAAGCAAGGACAATTGTTTCAAAAGCCACAGCAGCAGCCAGGGCAACAAAAGAAACAATCATTAACACTTGATCAAATGTTACAACAACAGCAAGAAGTGAAGCAACCATTAACAAAAGAACAGTTGTTGACGTTAGAGGATGTTGGTTCAGGGGCATTAGATCGAGCAAAGTCATTATTATATTGGGGTGGAGGTAAGTTAGGAAGCGCTTGGGAAAAATCAAAAGAGGCGGCATCAAGCGCATGGGAGAGTACTGTTGGTGAATATGGATCTAGTATGGGAGGTTGGAAATATCTCTTACCGGGAGCACTTCTTTTTTCTGGTTCTGGTGCTTTGGTTGCTGGGGCTAGTGCTGCAGCCACAGCTTTGTGGGCACTTGGTGGGTCTGCAGCGGTACTGACGTTATCAAATACATTTGATCGATTAAATTATGCCTATAAAACCGGTAATTTATCCGAGGCAGCCTATTTAGATGAGATAAAAAAGCAATTAGCACTAGTATTGAATGATCAGGCAGCATATCCATATTATACAAGTAAGATTGAAGCATTAAGATCTCAAACAGAGTTATACCCTATGCATCAAGATGAATTTGGAGTAGCAAAAAAAGCTCATGAAGCATTGCTTAATGAGAGTTATCAAAAAGCTGGGAAAATAGCGACTATTCCGAAAGAAAAAGAAAAGGAAGATAAATTTTTTCAGATGATTACTGACATACGAGAGAAACATGGGTATGATCCAACAAATCTTATTTCATATATACAAAATTTGGAAAGAGGAACTGCTTTGATTGAAGCGCAAGCTTTAGTATCAGAATATAACAGAGCAAAGAATAGAGAAATAATACGCGAAAAACAAGCACAAGAAGTAAGGCAAAAAAAAGCAAAAAAAATTGAGCAAATTAAAATACAAATATCAGCTCCATCAGCGCTACCAGTTACGTCAAAATTTTAATAATTATAGTGCGCGGTATGTAATTACATTTGAGTATATGCTGGTGTAATTTAGGTGTGAGTATAGAAGTAAATAATAATAAAGCTAAGCGGTGATAAAAAGAAATTACCGCTTAGCTTTTATAAAAAATGAGAATAATATGAAAAATAAATTGATTATTTCTATTGCTTTATTAGCCGTGGTGACGCACTCACACGTGAAAGGTGAATTAGCGAGCCGAGAACCATCAACTGGAGAGCGAGAAGCTCTTGCTCGTAGTGGAGGTATAAACAATGCCAGCTTAACACAAGAAGAAGAAAAGATATCTCGCAAAGGTGGGTCTGCGTATAATGCGCAGATGACTTCACGATATGAAGAAAGAGAACGCGGCGGCGCTATTAATAATGTTTATTTTACTGAAAGTGTGGAAAAACGACAACGGACGGGTGGGGTTCATAATGCACGTTTAACCGAGGATATAGAAAAAAAACAGCGTAGCGGTCTTATTAATAATACGCAATCAACAGCACATGAAGAATCGAAAGCGCCGGATAGTGATAATGCTTCTCGTTTAACATCATTGGCAGAGAAAGAATCGCATCAGCCATATTGAAATTTGCTATTTATCCCTGTTCGATAATGCTGACAGTGCTTCCTTGAACTCCTTTTTCAATGAAAAACTGTACGGGAAACTGATCTTTCATGTTTGGAAGGTGAGAAACGATAATAATTTTTGAAAAATCATCTTGTATTTTATGTAAAGCATCCATAATATGTCCAAGACCTTCTTCGTCCTGAGAGCCAAATCCTTCGTCAATAATAAGTGTTTGCAATGCTGTGCCTGCACGTCGCGCAAGAAGTTTTGAAATTGCTATGCGTAGTGCAAAATCGATACGAAATGCTTCACCGCCTGAAAAAAGTTCATACGGTCTGATGCCTGCTTGATCAGAAATTTTAATATCTAATGTTTCTTTAGTGCCGCCTTTTTTTAAATCACGTAATGATTCAATAAAAATTTGTGCTTGATTGTTGGTTAGGCGTGATAATAGATAATTTGCTTCTTGCTCAATTTCTGGAATAGCTTCTTCAATGAGTAATGCTTGAATGCCGTCTTTTCCTGTTGCTGTTGCAATGGTTTGGTAATCTTCAATGATAGTATTTAATCGAGTAATATTAGCTTGTTCCTTTTGAAATTCATTATTAATTTTTGTCATGTGCTTTTGTTGGTTTTCAATACTACCTTGGGTGTGCGTAAGACGTTCTTTGTTTGATTTGAGAAGTATATGTTGTGATTCAAGTTCTTTTTCTCTGTTTTGTAATGTATGTAGCTGTGCGTCGAGGTTACCTAAATTTATACGATTATTTTCAATAGTGTGTAGTGCAAGTTTATTATTTTTTAGTAGAGCGCACAGTTTGTTAATTTCATTTTTTCGTTGTCCTTGTTGTGCAATATCTTGGTTAACTGTTTCATAATCAACTAATTGAAGTTCAATAAGTTGTAGTTTTTCTTGGTCTTTTTTGTACTTATCTTCATTATATATATTTTCTTGCAAGTGTTGTTCTATGAGATGCTTTTTTTGGATAATAGCCTGATATTCTTTATCCTCTATTTGATTGCTATAGGCTTCTTGATAAGTAATATTTTGTTGGTGGATGGTAATAGCATTTGTTTGTAGGATGATTTGATTACTTATCTGTGCACATTGTGTAATAAGTTCTGCACTATTATGAGCTATTTTTGTGCGAGTAGCGTTTAAATCAGCAATTTTTAAGGTTAAAGATAGTGCTTGTTGAAGTTGTTCTTTATCTTTAGTGATCTGGGCATGTTGATTGATGAGAATTTCTTTTAATGTAGGGATGATTTTTTTTAGTCGACGTAAGCGATGTGTTAGGAATGATTCTTGTTTTTCAAAATTAAGTTTTAGAAAACGTCTACGTGAAGCAGATAAGTTTTGTTCGCATAATGGACAACTTGGATCATCATCATGCACAAGTTTTTTTTTGTTAGATAGACTATTAAGTTCACTATTAATCCAGTTGCCTAATGAGACAAAATGTTGATAGGTAGCTTTGCGTTTTTCAAGATGTGCTTCTTGTTGTTCTACTGTAGTTGTTTTTTGTTGTATGAATGATAATTCTTCTTCATGTTGTATAATTTGTTTGGCTATATCACTATCATCCACTTGACATTGATGTATATGTTTTTCATGCGTAAATAGCGATGTTTGATAGTTGTTTTTTTCAGCGATTAATCGTTCTAGTGCAAGGTGTAAAATATTATTTTTTTTGAGATATTCATTTTTATGGTGTTGCTCAATATGATTGATTTGTTTGGTAAGATTAAGAAGCGTTTCGCGTTGTTCAAGATTTTTTTGAAATAACTGTTGATGGTGAGTAATGGCAGTAATTATTTTATTTTTTGTTAATTCAAGATCATTAATGTTAGGGAGATCTTGTTTTTTTTTATTAATTATACGCCATTCAGTTATTAATTCTTTAAGTTGTTTCGTTTGTAATGTAATCTGTTCATTAATTTGTTGGGCCTGAAATGTAAAATTATTATAGAGCTGTTGTTTTTCATTATAAGCTATACGATTATTTGTATGAAGTGTATTAGCAGTAATCCATTCTTTCTCTGTTTGTTCGAATATGCTTAATTCATGAGTAAGCTTTGCAAATTCGATAGCAATTGTTTCTTGAGCAGTAAGTTCCTGTGTTCTTTGTTCTTGTAGGGTTATTAAAACTGTTTTTTTTGTATAAGCATCTTTTATTTTTTCTAGTGCTAAAGTACGTATTACTTCATATTGATTAAGACCTAAAATGGTTGCTAAAATTTGTTTACGGTCCTTTGGTGTTTTTTTTGAAAATTCATTTGAGCTTCCTTGACGTAAAAACGCTGAGTTAGAAAATGATTCAAAATCAAGACGTAATGTTTGTTCAATCTTTTGTTGCGTAGTTTTAATTGTTTTATCAGTAAGTGGAATAAATGTTTCGGATTGACTATCTATTATTCCAAATTCAAGAGAGTTTATTGGTTTACCGTATGTTTCCATATATTCGCGGCGAACTCTATATTTTTTGTTGTTAAAAATGAAATCAAAAACAACGAGCATTTTTGTTTGACCTAATCGTAGTAACCCTTGATCAGCCTTTGCTGCACCAGATACTTTTCGTGCTTGACCCCACAGAGCCCATGTCATTGCATCTAATAATGCTGATTTTCCATGCCCATTTTTACCGGAGAGACAAATGAGTGAGTAGGATGTAAAATCAATCGTTTGTAATGTTGGACCGTAGCTTAAAAAATTTTTAATTTGTAGCTTTTGTGGAATCATAGTAATTATCCTCTGTTATTATGTGCGATTAGTGTAACACTAGCTTTATTTGTTTCATAGGCCAATTGTCAGAATAGCAAGCAAAAGGTATAGTAAAAACAAGACTATAAAAACATTAATGTGGAGATAGAGATGATGAAAGAAATAATTTTTCGTGAATATGATATTCGTGGTCTTGTTGATAATGAATTGATAATTGATGATGTGTATGATCTTGGTTGTGCGATAGCCTTTTATTTAGTTCAATTAAATAAAAAAATAAAAACAGTAGCGGTGGGAATGGATGTAAGGCAACACTCACCTATCATTAAAGATAATTTATGTCGTGCGCTAATTGAAAGCGGATTAGATGTTGTTTTTGTGGGAGTTTGTACTACGCCAATGATTTATTTTGCAACAAATACTATGCAAATTGATGCGGCTATTATGGTTACCGCTTCTCATAATCCCAAAGAATATAATGGGATGAAGATATGTTTAGGCACCCATGCTTTATGGGGTAAAGATATTAAAGAAATTGGTAGATTATATTATGCAAAAAAACATTGTAGTACCATAGCTCATGGTGTATATAGTGAGCATGCGCTGAAACAAGATTATATAGCATGGCATAGAGAAAAATTTAATCATTTAAAAGGTAGTGACCTTAAAGCAGTTATTGATTGTGGTAATGGTTCAGCCGGTATTGTGTTGCCAACAATTATTGCAATGATGGAGTGGAAGAATATTCAACTATTGTATTCAGATGTTGATGGTACATTTCCTAATCATGAGGCTGATCCGACACATATAAAAAATATGCGAGATGTACAAGATTGCTTGCGAACTACAGATGCAGTTGTTGGGATTGGCTTTGATGGCGATGCTGATCGCATGGGAGCGATGACAAAAGAAGGTGAGTTAGTATCAGGGGACAAACTTATTGCACTTTTTGCTCAACCTATGGTTAAACAGTACCCATCAATGGTTGTTGTATATAATGTTGTCTGTTCTGCAGGGCTTACTGAACTACTTGAATCGTGGGGCGCTCGGGTGGTGATAACACCAGTGGGTTGTTCAATTATTAAAGAAACCATGGAACAACAAAATGCAATGCTCGGTGGCGAAACAAGCGGGCATTTCTTTTTTAGAGATCGTCATTTTGGGTATGACGATGGTATTTATGCAATGTTTCGCTTAATTGAACTACTTATACAGACAAAAAAAGATTTATCTCAATTGCTAGCGATATTTCCTGCAAAAGTTACTTCACCAGAATTTCGTATTGCTTGTGATGAAGAAAATAAGCATGCTATTGTACATGAAATAAAAAATCTATTTTATCAGCAAAAAAATGTGAAAATCATTGCTATTGATGGCGTTCGAGTAATAACAGATTATGGATGGGGAATTATACGTGCGTCGAATACTCAACCGGTATTATCTATTCGTTTTGAAGCAAATACTCATGAGGATTTGCAACATGTAAAAGAAGATTTTGTTACCGTTTTATCACATTATTTTGATGATGAATATTTACGCGAACAGTTTCAGATGAATAATGAAGTTAATAATGAAAAATAGACTTGGTGTACATATTCGTATGCGTTCATCATTAAAAGAGTTATTAGAAAGAGCAGATTTTTTAAATCTATCCTTTTTTCAATGTTTTTTTGTACCTCAGGAAACGGGAAAATTAATTCGCGTTACTGATGTTGATGTATATGAATTTTTGAAAGTTCGTCGCTCGCAATTTGCAGATCTTTTTTGTCATGCATCATATTGGGTTAATTTATCAAGTCTGGGTAATAATGGTTATCCACAACTACGACGTGAAATTGCATTTGCTCGTCGACTTGAGTTTACACATCTTGTATTACATGCAGGGACTGCAAAAGGGGCAAAAAATAAGAATGATGGAATTGATGAATTGGCATATTCGCTTAATACTGTTTTAAGAAGAGACCGAGATATTGCAATTTTATTAGAAAATACCTGTCATGCTAATTTGGCGATAGGTAGTAATATTCTTGATTTTAAGCTGTTGCTTGAAAAACTTGATTATCCAGAACGAATTGGCTTTTGTATTGATACAGCACATGCCCATTCATTTGGGTATGATATTGTGCAAGAAGAACAACAGGATGCATTTATTGATTTTTTAGATGCAACGATTGGTATTGAACGTATTAGATTAATTCATTTGAATGATACGGTAGAGGGTTTAGGGTCTCATATTGATCGGCATGTCATTGTGGGTCAGGGCGTTATTGGTGATGATGCGCTTAAAAGATTTGTTATGCATCCAAAATTATGTCATATACCATTATTAATGGAGCTTCCTGAATTATCAGTTGAGCAGGAATTATTGGTGTTGGAAAAAGTTCGGTCGTGGTAATTAATTATCTTTGAGGAGAATAGTAATGATGCATATAGCAATTAGTGGATTTGGTAGGATCGGACGTTCTTTTTTACGATGTGTGTTGCAAGATAAAAATATACAGGAAAAAATGCGCGTTATTGCAATCAATGTGGGTAATTCAAATCCTGAACATATTGCACACATGTTTAAATATGATACATTAATGGGAACTTTTCAGGGAGCAGTGTCTGTTGAAAATAACGAACTAATTATTGGTGACTATCATATAAAAATTATTGCAGAGCTGGATCCAGAAAAATTGCCATGGAATGATCTACATATCGATTGGGTTGTTGATTGCACAGGACGTTTTACGGATCGTAATGATGCACAAAAACATATCATCGCAGGTGCTCAAAGAGTGTTGATATCAGCTCCTGCACATAATGAAGACATAGCAATCATTCCGGGGGTTAATGAACAATTATTTAATCCTGAATATCATAAAATAGTGTCACTTGGTAGTTGTACAACAAATGCATTCATGACAACACTTAAAGTGATGGATGATGCATTTACTATTATTCGTGGTTGTATGACAACAACACATGCTTACACTAATTCACAAGTATTACTTGATGTTGATGCACGAGATTTACGCTTTTCACGTGCAGCAGCGCTTAATATAATTCCAAGCACTACAGGAGCGTCAAAAATGCTTGCAAAAATTTTACCACACTTGGAAGGTAAAGTTTCTGCCGTTGCCATGCGCGTTCCTGTGGGAAAAGTATCATTAATTGATCTTGTGTTTGAAGCAAAACAAGATCTTTCATTAGAATCGATTCATCAGGCATTTATTGATGTTTCACGCAAGGGTATGAAAAATATTTTGGCAATAACTATGGAGCCACTTGTTTCAAGTGATTTTAATGGTGATCCACATTCAGTCATTATTGATGGTCTCTTAACTAACGTTAATGGAACAATGGGACAAGTTTTTGGTTGGTATGACAATGAATGGGGATACAGTATGCGTATGAAGGATTTTTTGGAATATGTAAGTGGATAAGTTTTATTTAATTACGCAGAATCAACATAATAATTTATAATTCAATAGTAATAATATTATTTTTATTGTGTGAGTAGTTTTTCCTGTCTTCAAAAATAGTATCAAGTTGGTTAATGATGATAGGTAATTGTCGTATAAAAGGCAACAATAAAAACTCAATATGAAAAAGACCACGATTTTTTTTTATATAGCTAATAGTCGTGAGGTAGTATATTATTTTTTTTATAATTATTTCGTCAGTTCTATAATCTTCAGGAATCCAGAGAGGATATGTTTTCCAGCAAATTGATGCTTGTATGAGTTTAGGATGGGGGTTAAAGTGACGTTCTGAAAATAATGGTTTAGTCACCTTATTTTTGGTATGTAGTCCTTGGAGATCAATGATTTGGAGAATATCAGCATGTGAGTGAAGTGAATAAATTTTTTTAAATAGTGGTGCATTAATCAAATGAGACGTATGTTTTTGGATGGGACATGCAAGTAAAATAGCCTTTGAGATAATAAGCTCAAATCCATCCGGATCAATTATCTCTGCCAAATGAAGAAGAACGTTACCGCCATGACTATGAGAAATAAGTATAATGTCAGGTTTGACGCCATAGGTTTTTTGATAATTTTGTACTACTAATTTAAGGTCATAAAAAAGATCATATGCAGCTTGTTTTCTTGAGCAAATATCAAGTTTACCCGACCATCCAAAGGTATAAAAATGGTTAAGATTAAATTGAGTAGGATCTATGGTTGACAATGTTTTTGCTTGTAAATATGAGTAATGAGTATCATCGTTTGTTATTTTATGTAAGTTTTGTTTATGATCAGACAATGCATTTGTTACATTATGAGCTATTTTTCCTAAAAAATTAGGCAAATATTCATTTAATCCATTTCCATGAACCCATAATTTACTTCCATGAATCCATACGGTAATGATAGGTGCTGGCGGAGGCGGTGGTGGGAAATATATCATGGTAATAATCCTTATTTGCTTGTTTAATTTATTCTATGCTTTAAATTTAACACAAATAGAAATTAGGTCAATAGGTGGTTTTGTAAAAAGTATGTTTCTTTGGCTGTGGATGAAGGATTTTTTGGAAAATAGATAATAAAATTAATAATTAACGCTGTATATATCGATATAGTAAGAATACAATAGCGATGCAACCAGTGATTCCTAAGCACTTAAGCCAGGTTTGGTATGTATCGAGAATAGGGGATTTATTAATAGTAGAAGTAGAAGAATTGACAGTATCGGGTTTTGTTGATTGTTTTCGAGAAATATTCTTAAACAGATCAGGATTATATGGTATATGTGGATCGTGAATATACTTATTTGTTAGGG
Proteins encoded:
- the infA gene encoding translation initiation factor IF-1, with translation MKNKEEVIRVDGIVKETLPNAMFRVAIEGGHIVLGHVSGKMRMHYIRILPGDRVALELSPYDLTRGRIVLRYKD
- the rpmJ gene encoding 50S ribosomal protein L36 codes for the protein MKVRTSVKAICNECRIIKRKGVVRVICNKSPKHKQRQG
- the rpsM gene encoding 30S ribosomal protein S13, which codes for MARIEGVNLPANKRVEYSLPYIFGIGLVGAQDILTKVGISFDTRVKDLTDTEIAAIQKEITDNYKVEGELRKEITLNIKRLQEIGSYRGLRHKRGLPVRGQRTKTNARTRKGPKKNPIALKRKVTKK
- the rpsK gene encoding 30S ribosomal protein S11, with the translated sequence MAYKKKPKKQKQKIASAIAHVKSTFNNTIVSITTMEGDVLFCSSAGRLGFKGSRKSTPFAASQIASTLAKEMQIVGVKNLEINMQGPGSGRDSVVRAFQSAGITVSMLRDVTPLPHNGCRAPKKRRV
- the rpsD gene encoding 30S ribosomal protein S4; the encoded protein is MAVVREESTEKQQQKAPRRKVSEYGKQLQEKQKVKEMYGLRERQFKRFFAVASKQRDGGPGENLLSLLERRLDNTVYKLKMATTRTQARQIITHGHVLVNGKKVYSPSFLVSSEDVISLSQRVIKMETFLKDVVEKRMKIGIKVPDWLELDKKDRVGRVLRLPVRADIQVPIEERLIVELYSK
- a CDS encoding DNA-directed RNA polymerase subunit alpha, with translation MTKNREYKPLIIPQLKWEKKTLSETCGELVVQPLEPGFGITIGNSLRRILLSGVEGSAITSIIIKGVNNEFSAIPGVVEDAMQIVLNIKNIIIRNREGKPGKMRLTKKGESEVSVKDIIADEHLELVNKDYIFAHVAFDGELDIEFFVESGRGYQQAQWPIDKPYQDDFRIYLDAMFSPIRKVMFDVEKTRVGDAIDYDKLILRIHTNGSENPVDALHYAVSVLRTQLEHFLESTEIPFNEISRLPEEKIEKVPLKTNDSSLKGVPVDLLLKPIEELELSVRAHNCLINAGINRVIDLVNVAEDDALKIKNFGRKSLNEVKESMKAFGLSFGMNINEENVKKILGQG
- the rplQ gene encoding 50S ribosomal protein L17 gives rise to the protein MVHQNGRKKLNLKAPHRRAMLRNQAIHLINYGHLVSTKARVKETKRLVERAVTIAREGNTFNARRRVQALLPYDVDAVIKLFKEIAPQYVSRPGGYTRIIPLGKRMSDTATVARLEWV
- a CDS encoding NifU family protein, with protein sequence MTKVASEQLSFPETVEHIQRVLEELRPAIINDGGDVHFIRFENSTVFVQLSGACVSCPISFITLKMGLEAQLKEKVPGVDSVVSIDDL
- a CDS encoding SMC family ATPase; translated protein: MIPQKLQIKNFLSYGPTLQTIDFTSYSLICLSGKNGHGKSALLDAMTWALWGQARKVSGAAKADQGLLRLGQTKMLVVFDFIFNNKKYRVRREYMETYGKPINSLEFGIIDSQSETFIPLTDKTIKTTQQKIEQTLRLDFESFSNSAFLRQGSSNEFSKKTPKDRKQILATILGLNQYEVIRTLALEKIKDAYTKKTVLITLQEQRTQELTAQETIAIEFAKLTHELSIFEQTEKEWITANTLHTNNRIAYNEKQQLYNNFTFQAQQINEQITLQTKQLKELITEWRIINKKKQDLPNINDLELTKNKIITAITHHQQLFQKNLEQRETLLNLTKQINHIEQHHKNEYLKKNNILHLALERLIAEKNNYQTSLFTHEKHIHQCQVDDSDIAKQIIQHEEELSFIQQKTTTVEQQEAHLEKRKATYQHFVSLGNWINSELNSLSNKKKLVHDDDPSCPLCEQNLSASRRRFLKLNFEKQESFLTHRLRRLKKIIPTLKEILINQHAQITKDKEQLQQALSLTLKIADLNATRTKIAHNSAELITQCAQISNQIILQTNAITIHQQNITYQEAYSNQIEDKEYQAIIQKKHLIEQHLQENIYNEDKYKKDQEKLQLIELQLVDYETVNQDIAQQGQRKNEINKLCALLKNNKLALHTIENNRINLGNLDAQLHTLQNREKELESQHILLKSNKERLTHTQGSIENQQKHMTKINNEFQKEQANITRLNTIIEDYQTIATATGKDGIQALLIEEAIPEIEQEANYLLSRLTNNQAQIFIESLRDLKKGGTKETLDIKISDQAGIRPYELFSGGEAFRIDFALRIAISKLLARRAGTALQTLIIDEGFGSQDEEGLGHIMDALHKIQDDFSKIIIVSHLPNMKDQFPVQFFIEKGVQGSTVSIIEQG